In Streptomyces sp. SLBN-118, the following are encoded in one genomic region:
- a CDS encoding DDE-type integrase/transposase/recombinase: MGKVDRQDHHLARRYPRNRPDGPSWTYGGHALGCRYPRNHAPGQLTPTLPGTPPRSRTRPLSGPPDPVDRDFVAAAPNRCWMADFTRLAIWAGTGYLAFVIDTFSRRTLGWSAATTNPTELVLAAVEDESVAARSGTQKTAARNSPSITATRAAGTPRSSSPPTWTARASWRPSARSATPTTTP; this comes from the coding sequence ATGGGAAAAGTGGACAGGCAAGACCATCACCTTGCCCGACGGTATCCGCGCAACCGTCCGGATGGCCCGTCGTGGACGTACGGCGGACACGCTCTGGGTTGTCGATACCCGCGGAACCATGCACCAGGTCAGCTCACGCCGACTCTGCCCGGCACACCACCACGATCGCGGACCCGTCCGCTGAGCGGGCCCCCGGATCCGGTGGACCGCGACTTCGTCGCTGCGGCGCCGAACCGGTGCTGGATGGCAGACTTCACACGCCTCGCGATCTGGGCCGGCACCGGCTACCTCGCCTTCGTCATCGACACCTTCTCCCGCCGCACCTTGGGCTGGTCCGCAGCCACAACCAATCCCACCGAACTCGTCCTGGCCGCAGTGGAAGATGAGTCTGTGGCAGCGCGATCGGGAACGCAGAAGACAGCAGCCCGGAACAGCCCATCCATCACAGCGACGCGGGCAGCCGGTACACCTCGTTCAAGCTCGCCACCCACCTGGACGGCGAGGGCATCGTGGCGCCCATCGGCTCGGTCGGCGACGCCCACGACAACGCCTTGA
- a CDS encoding transferase produces MKRSRSVAIRLLTKWRGLQREALTLLSEDQRIHPSAYIHPTAIIGDDVIIGPDVKVHEFTTVRKGSVLCAGAQVGFNCEVTAAFMGEDAVQGHRIGVNRTIIGTRAHLSAKVTVAAINMTTDMRKPDREVIIRTGLGLYRCGTPQFGAVIGDETQTGNNISIGPGVAIGRRCQITSGVAIAIRAIPKDCTVTAPHATEATVRRRRRPFPPNQTIN; encoded by the coding sequence ATCAAACGATCACGTTCGGTTGCGATACGGCTTCTGACCAAGTGGCGGGGCCTCCAGCGCGAGGCTCTGACTCTGCTCAGCGAAGACCAGCGCATCCACCCGAGCGCATACATCCACCCCACGGCGATCATCGGAGACGACGTGATCATCGGCCCGGACGTCAAGGTCCACGAGTTCACCACCGTCCGCAAGGGCAGCGTCCTGTGCGCCGGCGCCCAAGTCGGCTTCAACTGCGAAGTAACCGCAGCATTCATGGGAGAGGACGCCGTCCAAGGGCACCGAATCGGCGTGAACCGGACGATCATCGGCACCCGAGCCCACCTCTCGGCCAAGGTCACCGTGGCCGCCATCAACATGACCACCGACATGCGCAAGCCCGACCGCGAGGTCATCATCCGCACGGGCCTCGGCCTCTACCGCTGCGGAACGCCCCAGTTCGGGGCGGTCATCGGCGACGAAACTCAGACCGGCAACAACATCAGCATCGGTCCAGGTGTTGCCATCGGCCGCCGCTGTCAGATCACCAGCGGGGTCGCCATCGCCATCCGCGCCATCCCGAAGGACTGCACCGTCACCGCCCCACACGCCACGGAAGCCACCGTCCGTCGCCGTCGCCGCCCCTTCCCACCCAATCAGACCATCAATTAG
- a CDS encoding recombinase family protein → MRTTRPRPRPPAAYLRYYPQNPSAANRDRIALRSFAARLGLPTPVLYLDNGCPATGLRPELERLITAVMKGNHRLLVVPGLWVFSPEDDQARLTVRMLSAAGCLRIFELPDRARRPVVPGPASLRIPCQKRPGL, encoded by the coding sequence ATGCGAACCACAAGACCCCGCCCTCGACCGCCCGCCGCCTATCTGCGCTACTACCCCCAGAACCCATCAGCGGCCAACCGGGACCGTATCGCGCTGCGCAGCTTCGCCGCTCGCCTGGGGCTGCCCACCCCGGTCCTCTATCTCGACAACGGCTGCCCCGCCACAGGATTGCGGCCTGAGCTGGAAAGGCTCATCACCGCGGTGATGAAGGGCAACCATCGCCTGCTCGTGGTGCCCGGGCTGTGGGTGTTCTCGCCCGAGGACGACCAAGCCCGCCTCACAGTCCGCATGCTCTCCGCAGCCGGGTGCTTGCGGATCTTCGAGCTCCCCGACCGTGCCCGGAGGCCCGTGGTTCCTGGCCCCGCAAGCCTTCGCATCCCGTGCCAGAAGAGACCCGGCCTCTGA
- a CDS encoding DUF5999 family protein, whose product MCSHTSPCPSWDAPDHDAARVVAFHPDQGWFLLCNGVVLFDDTREVLPNRSIIPPQRVPPDRIPS is encoded by the coding sequence ATGTGTTCCCACACCAGCCCATGCCCCTCCTGGGACGCACCAGACCACGACGCAGCCCGCGTGGTGGCCTTCCACCCCGACCAGGGATGGTTCCTGCTCTGCAACGGTGTGGTGCTCTTCGACGACACCCGTGAAGTCCTCCCGAACCGCTCCATCATCCCGCCGCAGCGGGTCCCACCGGACAGGATCCCGTCATGA